A region of Lycium barbarum isolate Lr01 chromosome 1, ASM1917538v2, whole genome shotgun sequence DNA encodes the following proteins:
- the LOC132630396 gene encoding uncharacterized protein LOC132630396, whose product MLELIYGSDGSDVPYKPIMKIEAGVEKSVNVADSAKTAPLGLNEVTKRPIQSDAMKPLLIVKGAPEKVGASQGKPKLIVPGVSSRPILTVKGAFTTPIIIKPVTQLSIVDAKAVPWNYNQTMVTYQGKEIIKEVDEVGGLTRSGRCFAPEELRKTKQVREGQIPVKKPVTEEEAEEFLKKMKLPDYSIVEQLRKTPAQISLLSLLIHSDEHRKALLKILNEAHVPTEITVNQLEKIAGRIFEVNRITFSDDELPVEGTGHNRSLHITVKCELSYVTRVLIDGGSGANICPLSTIQKLNVSTERIRPNNVCVRAFDGAKTDAIGEIDLVLTIGPGDFTIDFQVLNINASYNMLLGRPWVHMAGAIPSTLHQMIKFEYDRQEVIVHGEGDLSIYKDSTVPFIEVDNTDETLVYQASDIVVAEQIPQGKPILRPQLPPTSVMVVNEMLKYGFEPGKGLGASLQGMLYPVCPRESPGPFGLGFKPTAEDRKRVKKRKKEAWSLTKPVPPIYKSFVKNTSSFSQPVLDVDFGLIGCFHNLFVEADMVEMGGGPSNADVQFIGHDVQLSNWEVTPLPTRKEFW is encoded by the coding sequence ATGTTGGAGTTGATCTATGGTAGTGATGGGTCTGATGTTCCATACAAGCCTATCATGAAGATTGAAGCAGGCGTGGAGAAATCAGTAAATGTGGCAGATTCCGCAAAAACAGCACCTTTGGGGTTAAATGAGGTTACAAAGAGACCAATCCAGTCAGACGCGATGAAACCCTTATTGATTGTGAAGGGAGCTCCAGAGAAGGTTGGGGCAAGTCAGGGAAAGCCAAAGTTGATCGTGCCAGGGGTGTCGAGCAGGCCTATTTTAACTGTCAAAGGGGCGTTCACCACTCCTATCATTATTAAGCCAGTGACACAACTTTCAATAGTTGATGCTAAGGCGGTTCCCTGGAATTATAATCAGACTATGGTTACTTACCAAGGGAAGGAAATCATCAAAGAAGTAGACGAAGTAGGGGGCCTGACTCGTTCAGGAAGATGCTTCGCTCCGGAAGAGTTAAGGAAAACCAAGCAGGTAAGGGAAGGCCAAATACCCGTTAAGAAACCAGTAACAGAGGAAGAAGCTGAAGAgttcttgaaaaagatgaaatTGCCAGACTATTCCATTGTGGAGCAATTAAGGAAAACCCCTGCTCAAATCTCTTTGTTGTCTTTATTAATACACTCAGATGAACACCGCAAAGCTTtgttgaagattttgaatgaagctcATGTCCCTACTGAGATTACGGTTAATCAATTGGAGAAAATTGCTGGGAGGATCTTTGAGGTAAATAGAATCACTTTCTCAGATGATGAACTACCCGTTGAAGGTACTGGACATAACCGAAGCCTTCATATTACTGTAAAATGTGAGCTTTCCTATGTCACGAGAGTTTTGATTGATGGGGGCTCTGGTGCAAACATTTGTCCTCTGTCAACCATACAAAAACTAAATGTAAGTACTGAAAGAATTCGACCAAATAATGTGTGTGTTAGAGCTTTTGATGGAGCGAAAACTGACGCCATCGGTGAGATAGATCTTGTGCTTACAATAGGGCCTGGTGATTTTACCATAGATTTTCAAGTATTGAACATCAATGCCTCCTATAATATGTTGTTGGGAAGACCGTGGGTACATATGGCTGGGGCAATCCCATCCACATTGCATCAGATGATCAAGTTTGAATATGATAGGCAGGAAGTGATCGTTCACGGTGAAGGGGATTTGTCCATTTATAAAGACTCCACTGTTCCCTTTATCGAAGTGGATAATACTGATGAAACACTGGTGTATCAAGCTTCTGATATAGTGGTAGCTGAGCAGATCCCTCAAGGGAAACCCATTCTGAGACCGCAGTTGCCTCCAACATCTGTTATGGTGGTAAATGAAATGTTGAAATATGGTTTTGAGCCAGGAAAAGGCTTGGGGGCTTCTCTACAAGGTATGCTTTATCCGGTGTGTCCACGTGAGAGTCCAGGTCCATTTGGTCTGGGGTTCAAACCAACGGCTGAAGATAGAAAGAGGGTTAAAAAGCGAAAAAAAGAAGCATGGTCACTTACTAAGCCTGTGCCACCAATCTACAAGTCCTTCGTCAAGAATACCAGCAGTTTTTCCCAGCCAGTACTGGATGTGGATTTTGGGTTGATTGGGTGTTTCCACAACTTGTTTGTTGAAGCTGATATGGTTGAAATGGGAGGGGGTCCCAGTAACGCGGATGTGCAGTTCATTGGCCATGATGTCCAACTCAGCAATTGGGAAGTCACTCCTCTCCCAACCAGGAAGGAGTTTTGgtag